A region of Aquarana catesbeiana isolate 2022-GZ linkage group LG08, ASM4218655v1, whole genome shotgun sequence DNA encodes the following proteins:
- the LOC141106699 gene encoding taste receptor type 2 member 1-like, whose amino-acid sequence MVRPADGVHASSMLLPAAKPAVGDLPSVAKPAMAYAQTTAQLYYDDSWTAAQLDYADSWAAAQLDYADSQATAHLTLSSLVVLPTFGDHIHISRDWMKTRKLSPVDLIINSIAIMNLFLQGTSSFSQICVLLFLEFYIQVWVVNSLVVILTSLALSSLCCSTCLCFYYCVKITSFKWAWFYKIKAKLPAMVPWLLFFSCTISWAFGLAAYWEIYLESSLLAANATRNVSYVHLNYKSRCDCIFQIYMLVASVPFTIILITAAAIIFSLCNHMQRTKKNNEGSGNSKISSHFKATKTVTSLLIVYFIFYGMLNMIYSEIKDGNELIFIFCFIVAAAFPTENAIILISGNRKLLMMLKHLFCIKQTSPNAEVTVNTY is encoded by the exons ATGGTGCGGCCTgccgatggggtccatgcctcctccatgttgctgCCTGCCGCCAAACCTGCCGTGGGTGACCTGCCATCTGTTGCCAAGCCTGCCATGGCTTATGCCCAAACCACTGCCCAGCTGTACTATGATGATTCCTGGACCGCCGCCCAATTGGACTATGCCGATTCCTGGGCTGCCGCCCAGTTGGACTATGCTGATTCCCAGGCTACCGCCCA TCTAACTTTAAGCTCTCTTGTGGTTCTTCCCACATTTGGAGACCACATTCACATTTCAAGAG ACTGGATGAAGACCAGAAAACTCAGCCCAGTTGATCTTATTATTAACTCTATTGCTATTATGAACCTCTTCTTGCAAGGAACGAGTTCATTCAGTCAGATCTGTGTTTTACTTTTTCTGGAATTCTACATTCAAGTTTGGGTGGTCAATTCCTTGGTCGTTATTTTGACTTCTCTAGCATTATCCAGTCTCTGTTGTTCTACCTGCCTGTGTTTCTATTATTGTGTTAAGATCACCAGTTTCAAATGGGCATGGTTCTACAAGATCAAGGCTAAGCTTCCTGCGATGGTCCCCTGGCTGCTGTTTTTTTCCTGTACTATATCCTGGGCTTTTGGTTTGGCTGCTTATTGGGAAATATACTTAGAAAGCTCATTACTTGCTGCTAATGCTACAAGGAATGTATCCTATGTTcatttgaattataaaagcagGTGTGACTGTATTTTTCAGATTTACATGTTAGTCGCTAGTGTTCCATTCACTATCATCTTAATCACAGCTGCGGCTATTATCTTCTCCCTGTGTAATCACATGCAAAGGACTAAAAAGAACAATGAAGGTTCTGGAAACAGCAAAATCTCATCCCACTTTAAAGCCACCAAAACTGTGACTTCTCTTCTCATTGTGTACTTCATTTTCTATGGCATGCTAAATATGATATATAGTGAAATTAAAGATGGTAAtgaattgatttttattttttgctttattgtGGCTGCTGCTTTTCCTACAGAAAATGCAATAATTTTAATTAGTGGGAATAGGAAGCTGTTAATGATGCTGAAACATCTTTTTTGTATAAAACAAACAAGTCCCAATGCTGAAGTCACTGTTAATACATACTAA